ATGAGCGCCGTCGACACCGAAACCGAAAGCCGTATCCTGCAGGGCCTGCGAACGGTGCAGGAAGGCCGCACCGTCCTCCTGATCGGGCACCGCGTCAGCACCCTGCGGCACGCCGACCACATCATCGTGATGGACGCCGGACGCATCGTCGAACAGGGCAGCCACGACGAACTGCTCGCCGCGGGCGGCCACTACGCCGACCTCGAACGCAAGCAGCGCCTCGAGAGCGACCTCGACGACACCGACGAGACCGCCATCGCCGACGCCGCCCCCACCCGCCCCACCCCAGCCCAGCCCGCACCTCAGCCCGCACCTCAGGAAGTGAAGCGATGACCCAGCCCGACGAGGCATTCCAGAAGGAGTTCGACGCCGGACTCACCCGCCGCATCCTCTCCTACCTGCGCCCCTACACCTCCCTCGTGATCATCGCCCTCGTCACCACCCTCATCTTCTCGGTCGCGCAACCCCTCTACGGCCTCATCCAGGCGTACGCCATCGACCACGCGCTCGGCCCCGCCGTCCTGAATGCCGGCACCAGCGTCGTCCGCCGGGAGGAACTCTTCAGGCTCCTCCTCACGTCCGGCCTCACGTACCTCGGCCTGAAAATCCTCGACTTCCTCATGCGGTACGCGTCCACGTACACCGTCAACTACCTCGGCCAGAAGGTCCTCTTCGACATCCGCGCCGACATCTTCACCAAACTGCAGCGCCTGCAGCTCAGCTACTTCGACCAGAACCCCGTCGGCCGCCTCATCACGCGCGTCACCAGCGACGTGGACGCCATCAACCAGTTCATCACCGCGGGCCTCGTCTCCCTCATCACCAGCACCTTCCTGATCATCGCCTTCGTCGTCATCATGCTGCAACGCTCCTGGCAGCTCGCGCTCGTCAGCTTCCTCGTGATGCCCGTCCTCTTCTGGGTCACCAGTTACTTCCGCACCCAGATCCGCCAGTCGTTCCGCAACACCCGCATCCAGCAGGCCATCGTCAACACCAAACTCAACGAGAACATCACCGGCATGATCACCGTGCAGCTGTTCGGCCGCGAGAACCGCAACGGCGTCGACTTCGACCGCTCCAACCGACTCCTGCTCGGCGCGAACCTCCGCAGCGTCAGCTGGTTCGCCCTCTTCCAGCCGAGCGTCAGCATCCTCGGCGCGGTCGCCAGCGCCCTCGTGCTGTGGTTCGCGGGCCGCGCCATCCTCGGCGAGGCCGGCATGATCGGCGCCGGCATCACCCTCGGCACGCTCGTCGCCTTCAACTCCTTCGTCGGCCAGCTCTTCCAGCCGATCCAGGACCTCGCCGACGTCCTCAACAACCTGCAGGCCGCCATGGCCAGCAGCGAACGCATCTTCGGCGTGCTCGACACCCCCGTCACCATCCAGGACAAACCCGGCGCCCGCCCCCTCCAGTCCTTTCAGGGCCGCGTCGACCTGAACGGCGTCTGGTTCGCGTACGACGACACCGTCACCGCCGACACGCCCGACACCGACGAACGCTGGACCCTGCGCGGCATCGACCTGCACATCCAGCCCGGCGAGAGCGTCGCCCTCGTCGGCGCGACCGGCGCAGGCAAAACCAGCATCACCAGCCTCGTCAGCCGCTTCTACGACGTGCAGCGCGGCAGCGTCAACGTCGACGGGCACGACGTCCGCGACCTCCAGCAGTACGACCTGCGCCGCCACATCGGCGTCGTCCTGCAGGACGTGTTCCTGTTCGCGGGCACCATCGAAAGCAACCTCACGCTCAGCAACCCCGACATCAGCCACGACCGCGTCGTCCAGGCCTGCAAATACGTCGGCGTGCACGACTTCATCCTCGGCCTGCCCGACGGCTACGACACCGAAGTCCGCGAGCGCGGCGCGACCCTCAGCACCGGCCAGAAACAACTCCTCGCCTTCGCCCGCGCCCTCATCCAGAACCCCGACATCCTCCTCGTCCTCGACGAAGCGACCGCCAGCGTCGACACCGAAACCGAACTCCGCATCCAGGAAGCCCTCACCAAAGTCATGCAGGGCCGCACCAGCATCATCATCGCGCACCGCCTCAGCACCATCGAACACTGCGACCGCATCATCGTCATGCGCAGGGGCCGCGTCGTCGAGGAAGGCAGCCACCGCGAACTGCTCGCCCACAACGGCTATTACGCCCGCCTCCACCGCCTCCAGTACGCCCAGGCCGACGCCGCCGACTGAAGCACCCCCCAGCAGCAACGGAAGCGGGCCGCCCTCCTGAACTGGAGAGCGGCCCGCCTCACGTGCAGGCACGACGGCCCTTCAGTTCACCTGAAGGTGGCCGTGCACGTCCCCACCACATCGTCCTGCACCATCAGGCTGCCGGAGAACACCGTCCCCTTCGGATCGAACGGCTGCACCCGGCACAGGTACCCGACACCGCCCCCCGGCGCGTCACGGTCCCGCCACACGAAGCGCAGCAGGTTTTCGTTGGCGTTCAGGATCACCACCGGTTCCCCCGACCCGCTCACGGCGCTCAGAAGGCCCAGGACGTCACTGCTCCCGTAGACGCCGGGATTCGGGTTGAGGACCGTCTTCACCGCGACCTGAGCCGACGTACGGACTGTCCCTGCCTCACCCGTCACGGCCCACACCTGCCCCGACACCAGTGGCAGGGAGGCGGACGACGACATGCCGGGCGCGCAACTCGCGAGGACCGCTAAGAACGGCAGACTCCAGATGAAGTGTTTCATGACCATGAATCTACCGTGCCCGGTACATCGGCCGCTCCTCAAAACCGTATATGTTGGTGCCCGCGGCCGGGCGGCGGCTTCGCGTTCCGCTCGGCTGAGCTGCAGGAGTTCAGCTCGATTTGGTATCAGTACGTGTACACCCAGCCGACCGGGAAGGTCCCGTTGCTGACCACGCTGCTCGGTCCCGCCGTGTCCTGACGCAGCAGGTTCCAGCCACGGTGGAGCGTGACGTTGCTGTACGTCTTCTGCGCGCCGTTGCAGTTGATCACGCCGTTCAGGGCCGCGCCCCGGTCCGCGTACAGGTACAGGCCCGTGGTGGCCTGCCCGGCCGCGAGGTTCAGGTGATCGGCCGGGAAGATCGTCCTGTTCCCGCCGGACGCCTTCACCGTCAGGTACTCGAAGCCCACCGTGTTCAGCGCCGCATCTGAACTCGTGACGGTGGACGTGCACGACCCGGCCTGACCCGCCCCGCCGAATCCGCCACTCAGCCCCGTCATCTCCCGGTCACTCGCGAGCTTCAGGGCCAGCTGCCCGGACGCGTCGACGCTGCCCGTCACGAGCGCGTACCCGTTCGCGTTGCCGCTCCGGTCCCCGCTCACCTCGCGCACGCTCACCGCACCGCCCGTCCAGGGCTTCAGCGTGCCGCTCGCGTCACTGCCGGACACTTCCCTCACCGTGTCCGTCACCGGAACAGGCGTGAAACTGCTGTCGTCCTCCGTCACGGTCAGCACGACGTTGAACGCATACGGTTTCCGGCTGCCGCCCACCGACGCGGCCAGATCCAGGTTGGTGCTCTGCCCGGGCTGCAGCGTCCCGGACAGCAGCCACCCGTAAGGCTTGACGGTCGCCACCTGCCCGACCGGCACTCCGGGCGTCACGCCACCCACGGCCAGCGCACTGCGGAACGGCGTGGCATCCGGATCCACCTGAACGACCGGCATCGTCACGCCCTGCGTCACCTGCACGCGCGCCTGACCGGTACTCAGGAAGGGTGCCACGCTGCTCGCGTCGCTCTGATCGAAGAAACTGACGCTCTTGAACTCCGTACTCCCGATGGTCGGCGCGCCCACCGTCACCGTGGACGGATCAGCGTCCTCGTCCGTATTGGTCGGTAGGAACGTCAGGTTCGTGAGCGGCACCGAGCCCGTATTCGTCACGCGGTACAGCGAATGCACGTACTGCTGCCCCGACGTGCTGTCGTCGATGGTCGTCACCGACACCCTCTGGAAACTCAGGGCAGGATCACTCGACACGAACGCCTGACGCCCCACCGTGACGGGACCACGCAGGGTCAGCTCGTACGTCCCGAGCGTGCGGCCCGCCCCGCTCCGGGCGGGTGTGGTCACCTGAGTACAGGCGGAAAGAGCGAGGGCGGCCGTACACAGCAGGGCAACAGGACGAAACGACATGCCTCAGTATATGAAACTGCCCCTGACCTCAGGGACGCAACAGTGACCGCGACTCAGGCTCCCCCCTCCCGCAAAGTGCCCGGGGTTCATATGGGCAGAGCGAGCACCAAAAAGTACGATTTGGAGGGGATGGAAGCTGGCAAGCGTCCCCTCCTGCGGATCTGTACCAGTCATGGGCGCTGATCTGCCCAAGAAGGGATGTCGGCGGTGTTTCCGCCATCCCTGGAATCGGATCAAAAACGTGCTTTTTGACACTCGTTCCGCTCGGCTGAACTCCAGAAGTCAGCTCAAAATCGTATCAGTCGGTATATGCGCCGACCGACGCGCTGCTGACGAGTTTGGCGTACTTGGCGAGCACGCCGCGCTTGTAGCGGGGTTCGGGCTGTACCCATGCGGCGCGGCGGCGGGCGAGTTCGGTGTCCGGGACGTGCAAGGTGAGGGTGAGGGTTTCGGCGTCGAGTTCGATGGTGTCGCCTTCCTCGACGAGGGCGATGGTGCCGCCCACGAACGCTTCGGGCGCGACGTGGCCGACGACGAGGCCGAAGGTGCCGCCCGAAAAGCGGCCGTCGGTGATGAGGCCCACCGAGTCGCCGAGGCCTTTGCCGATGATGGCGCTGGTGGGGGAGAGCATTTCGCGCATGCCGGGGCCGCCTCTGGGGCCTTCGTAGCGGATGACGAGGACGTCACCGGCGCGGATCTGGTCGCTCATGATGGCGTGCATGGATTCTTCTTCGCTGTTGAAGACGCGGGCGGGGCCGGTGATCTTGATGCTCTTGAGGCCGCTGATCTTGGCGACCGATCCTTCTTCGGCGAGGTTGCCGCGCAGGATGGCGAGGTGCCCTTCGGTGTAGAGCGGGTCGCTGAAGGCGCGGATGACGTCCTGCCCTTCGCTGGGCGTGTCCTGTTCCTGCGCGAGGTTCTCGGCGATGGTTTTGCCGGTGACGGTGAGGCAGTCGCCGTGCAGCAGGCCTTCCCTGAGGAGCATTTTCATGACGCGGGGGATGCCGCCGACTTCGTGCAGGTCGGTGGCGACGTACTGGCCGCTGGGTTTCAGGTCGCAGAAGACGGGGGTGCGTTCGCGGATGCGTTCGAAGTCGGCGAGGGTCAGGTCGATGTCGCAGGC
This genomic window from Deinococcus aquiradiocola contains:
- a CDS encoding ABC transporter ATP-binding protein, which codes for MTQPDEAFQKEFDAGLTRRILSYLRPYTSLVIIALVTTLIFSVAQPLYGLIQAYAIDHALGPAVLNAGTSVVRREELFRLLLTSGLTYLGLKILDFLMRYASTYTVNYLGQKVLFDIRADIFTKLQRLQLSYFDQNPVGRLITRVTSDVDAINQFITAGLVSLITSTFLIIAFVVIMLQRSWQLALVSFLVMPVLFWVTSYFRTQIRQSFRNTRIQQAIVNTKLNENITGMITVQLFGRENRNGVDFDRSNRLLLGANLRSVSWFALFQPSVSILGAVASALVLWFAGRAILGEAGMIGAGITLGTLVAFNSFVGQLFQPIQDLADVLNNLQAAMASSERIFGVLDTPVTIQDKPGARPLQSFQGRVDLNGVWFAYDDTVTADTPDTDERWTLRGIDLHIQPGESVALVGATGAGKTSITSLVSRFYDVQRGSVNVDGHDVRDLQQYDLRRHIGVVLQDVFLFAGTIESNLTLSNPDISHDRVVQACKYVGVHDFILGLPDGYDTEVRERGATLSTGQKQLLAFARALIQNPDILLVLDEATASVDTETELRIQEALTKVMQGRTSIIIAHRLSTIEHCDRIIVMRRGRVVEEGSHRELLAHNGYYARLHRLQYAQADAAD